In Azospirillum baldaniorum, one DNA window encodes the following:
- a CDS encoding ABC transporter permease — translation MNAMLLGAWQYRYFIFSSIKTDFSTKFIRSRLGGAWMILNPLVQVAIFAFILSAVLASKIPGIDSQYAYPIYLMSGILAWSLFTEVVTRCLTLFIDNGNLLKKLVFPKITLPLIVAGSALFNNFLLFLAIIMIFGVLGNLPGTALLWMPLLVVVNIALALGIGLICGVLNVFLRDIGQVVPVILQLLFWFTPIVYMENIIPPEYRAWLPSNPLFHIITGYHDVLLYNRSPDWQQLGIIGVLALFLLALSLFMFRKASAEMVDVL, via the coding sequence ATGAACGCCATGTTGTTGGGTGCGTGGCAATATCGTTATTTTATTTTCTCCTCAATAAAAACCGACTTTTCCACCAAGTTTATTCGCAGCCGTCTTGGTGGCGCCTGGATGATATTGAACCCGTTGGTTCAGGTTGCGATCTTTGCCTTTATTCTTTCCGCCGTCCTTGCTTCCAAAATCCCCGGAATCGACAGCCAGTACGCTTACCCGATCTATCTGATGTCCGGCATACTGGCATGGTCGCTTTTCACGGAAGTCGTGACCCGCTGTCTGACGCTGTTCATCGATAACGGGAATCTCCTCAAGAAGCTGGTATTCCCGAAAATCACGCTGCCCCTGATCGTGGCCGGCAGCGCGTTGTTCAACAATTTCCTGCTGTTCCTGGCCATCATTATGATCTTCGGCGTTCTGGGCAATCTTCCCGGGACGGCACTGCTCTGGATGCCCCTGCTGGTCGTCGTGAACATAGCACTGGCGCTCGGCATCGGGTTGATCTGCGGGGTTTTGAACGTGTTCCTGCGCGACATAGGCCAAGTCGTTCCGGTGATTTTGCAGCTCCTTTTCTGGTTTACGCCAATTGTTTATATGGAAAACATTATCCCACCCGAATACAGGGCTTGGTTGCCCTCTAATCCCTTGTTCCATATCATCACCGGCTATCATGATGTCCTGCTGTACAACCGCAGTCCCGACTGGCAGCAGCTTGGTATCATCGGCGTGCTGGCGCTGTTTTTGCTGGCGTTGTCGCTTTTCATGTTCCGGAAGGCCAGTGCCGAGATGGTGGACGTCCTATGA
- a CDS encoding glycosyltransferase family 2 protein — protein MTDIIPRPFDGQPLGDTLSGDLGAGSPAHAWHFHGRLDAIAGTLLSGWVLSTASPHAPVALRVAAGRAEATILPDREAPALSRLLGQPVRCRFAVDLAALFPGVDLTGLPVSVRVAESGQLLENAPQTVAGPRAVVAHVDRMEGQRILGWAVNTQDEGEAVEVEVLVDGHPIARIVANQQRRDLLARFTTCDHGFESAVPGLSGTELSLRDRRSGAVVFGPIPIVLDEVRASRSGALADRLDGLAALLEEIRTDLPRQRRLAAYPIADYAAYHREHGAETAGRRARLAPRAAALGQDGPLFSVVMPVCDPPLWMLAEAIESVRRQLYGRWELCIADDASRSDAVRALLRDESARDSRIRVSFAAARQGVCAATNRAIGLAGGDYVAFLDHDDRLSFDALLRMAEAIGESRAPVLYSDEDRIAPDGRHVDPALKPDLDPELLQSVNHVCHLLVVKRALLGELGGLRPGFEGVQDHDLVLRLLERVGAAGIRHVPRVLYHWRINPSSLSGQGGNDAAILDGIGRCVREHLARLGRRATVTADLETFRASGGLFHARVRPALPCPAPMVSIVVPTKDAVDLVRDCVGSLLSRTVYPNFEVVLVDHDSAEPQSRPFFNTLARDPRVRVADFHGPFNWAAINNAAAAGCRGDVLCFLNNDIVVTEPDWLSEMVGRLAQPGVGAVGAKLLYPNGTVQHAGVVLGAGGTADHAFAGLPGDAPGHLGQAILPRTVSAVTGACLVTSRTAFQAVGGFDMVHLPVAYADVDYCLKIQQAGLRVLWTPYARLLHLETQTRGADDTAEKAARLAVEAGRLRARWGGLSADPFYNPHFEPLGPTYGLLRPQPD, from the coding sequence ATGACCGACATCATCCCCCGGCCTTTCGATGGACAGCCCCTCGGCGACACCCTGTCGGGAGACCTGGGGGCGGGCTCACCGGCGCACGCGTGGCACTTCCATGGACGGCTGGACGCGATCGCGGGGACGCTTCTGTCCGGCTGGGTCCTGTCGACGGCCTCCCCGCACGCCCCGGTGGCGTTGCGCGTCGCCGCCGGCCGGGCCGAGGCGACGATCCTTCCGGACCGCGAGGCGCCGGCCTTGAGCCGCCTGCTGGGACAGCCGGTGCGCTGCCGCTTCGCCGTGGATCTGGCCGCGCTGTTCCCCGGGGTGGATCTGACCGGCCTGCCGGTCTCCGTGCGGGTGGCCGAAAGCGGGCAGCTGCTGGAAAACGCGCCGCAGACGGTCGCCGGGCCCCGCGCGGTGGTCGCCCATGTGGACCGGATGGAGGGACAGCGCATCCTGGGCTGGGCGGTCAACACGCAGGACGAGGGCGAGGCGGTCGAGGTCGAGGTCCTGGTGGACGGCCACCCGATCGCCCGCATCGTCGCCAACCAGCAGCGCCGGGACCTGCTGGCGCGCTTCACCACCTGCGACCACGGCTTCGAGTCCGCCGTGCCGGGTCTGTCGGGAACGGAGCTGAGCCTGCGCGACCGGCGCAGCGGCGCCGTCGTCTTCGGTCCCATCCCGATCGTCCTGGACGAGGTGCGGGCCAGCCGCAGCGGCGCCTTGGCCGACCGGCTGGACGGGCTGGCCGCGCTGCTGGAGGAGATCCGGACCGACCTGCCCCGCCAACGGCGCCTGGCCGCCTATCCGATCGCCGATTACGCCGCCTATCACCGCGAGCACGGGGCGGAAACCGCCGGCCGGCGGGCCCGGCTCGCCCCGCGGGCGGCGGCCTTGGGCCAGGACGGCCCTCTGTTCTCGGTGGTGATGCCGGTCTGCGACCCGCCGCTGTGGATGCTCGCCGAGGCCATCGAGTCCGTGCGCCGCCAGCTCTATGGCCGGTGGGAGCTGTGCATCGCCGACGACGCCTCGCGCAGCGACGCCGTGCGCGCCCTGCTGCGCGACGAGTCGGCCCGCGATTCCCGCATCCGGGTGTCCTTCGCGGCCGCGCGGCAAGGCGTGTGCGCCGCCACCAACCGGGCGATCGGTCTGGCCGGCGGCGATTACGTCGCCTTCCTCGACCACGATGACCGTCTGTCCTTCGACGCTCTGCTGCGCATGGCGGAGGCCATCGGGGAAAGCCGCGCCCCCGTGCTGTACAGCGACGAGGACCGCATCGCCCCGGATGGCCGCCATGTCGATCCGGCGCTGAAGCCGGACCTCGATCCGGAGCTTCTCCAGTCGGTCAACCACGTTTGCCACCTTCTGGTGGTGAAGCGGGCGCTGCTGGGCGAACTCGGCGGCCTGCGGCCGGGATTCGAAGGCGTGCAGGACCACGACCTCGTCCTGCGGCTGCTGGAGCGGGTGGGAGCCGCCGGCATCCGCCACGTGCCGCGGGTGCTCTATCACTGGCGCATCAACCCGTCGTCGCTGTCCGGCCAAGGCGGCAACGACGCGGCCATCCTGGACGGCATCGGGCGCTGCGTGCGCGAGCATCTGGCCCGGCTCGGCCGGCGGGCCACGGTCACCGCCGATCTTGAGACGTTCCGGGCATCGGGCGGGCTGTTCCACGCCCGCGTGCGCCCTGCCCTGCCCTGCCCGGCGCCGATGGTGTCCATCGTCGTGCCGACCAAGGACGCGGTGGATCTTGTGCGCGACTGCGTCGGCAGCCTGCTGTCCCGGACCGTGTATCCGAATTTCGAGGTCGTTCTGGTCGACCACGACAGCGCCGAGCCGCAGTCCCGTCCCTTTTTCAACACGCTCGCCCGCGACCCGCGGGTCCGCGTGGCGGATTTCCATGGCCCCTTCAACTGGGCGGCGATCAACAACGCGGCGGCGGCGGGGTGCCGCGGCGATGTCCTGTGCTTCCTCAACAACGACATCGTGGTGACCGAACCCGACTGGTTGTCCGAGATGGTGGGGCGCCTGGCCCAGCCGGGAGTGGGAGCGGTCGGCGCGAAGCTGCTCTACCCCAACGGCACGGTGCAGCACGCCGGCGTGGTCCTGGGGGCGGGCGGAACCGCCGACCATGCCTTCGCCGGGCTGCCCGGCGACGCGCCCGGGCATCTCGGCCAGGCGATTCTGCCACGCACGGTGTCGGCGGTGACCGGCGCCTGCCTTGTCACGTCGCGCACCGCCTTCCAGGCCGTCGGCGGCTTCGACATGGTGCACCTGCCGGTGGCCTACGCCGACGTGGATTACTGCCTGAAGATCCAGCAGGCGGGGTTGCGCGTGCTGTGGACGCCTTACGCCCGGCTGCTCCACCTGGAAACCCAGACCCGCGGCGCTGACGACACGGCGGAGAAGGCGGCCCGGCTGGCGGTCGAGGCCGGACGGCTGCGCGCCCGCTGGGGCGGCCTGAGCGCCGATCCCTTCTACAACCCCCATTTCGAACCGCTGGGCCCCACCTACGGGCTGCTGCGCCCGCAGCCGGACTGA
- a CDS encoding glycosyltransferase family 4 protein translates to MRILLLSRYGLRGPSSRLRHYQFMPALERAGMSVETMPLLSDSYLEALYAGRPRPFRSVAQGYLDRVRRFCDTRSFDLLWIEKEVLPWLPYGGESALLNAAPPYVLDFDDAWFHRYDLSRWWPVRRLLGDKLDRLMRRAALVTVGNGYLAGRAESAGARHVEILPTVVDLDHYPVPSPTEPSRPMVVGWIGSPITEHYLDLIAGPLRDVMETEGVRISLVGASPAALGALRPDRYLWEEETESRRIAGFDVGVMPLSDTPWERGKCGYKLIQYMACGKPVVASPVGMNRDIVEHGVNGFLATTPEDWTMALGRLAADPDLRRRMGTAGRARVEALYSLDRMAPRLVDLLQAARRG, encoded by the coding sequence ATGCGCATCCTCCTGCTGTCCCGGTACGGTCTTCGGGGACCCAGCAGCCGCCTGCGGCATTATCAGTTCATGCCGGCGCTGGAGCGTGCCGGCATGTCCGTCGAGACGATGCCGCTGCTGTCCGACTCGTACCTGGAAGCGCTCTACGCCGGCCGGCCGAGGCCTTTTCGCAGCGTCGCTCAGGGGTACTTGGACCGCGTCCGCCGCTTCTGCGACACGCGCTCCTTCGATCTGCTGTGGATCGAGAAGGAGGTTCTGCCCTGGTTGCCCTATGGCGGTGAGAGCGCCCTGCTCAACGCGGCTCCGCCCTATGTGTTGGATTTCGACGACGCTTGGTTCCATCGCTACGACCTCAGCCGCTGGTGGCCGGTGCGCCGCCTGCTCGGCGACAAGCTCGACCGGCTCATGCGGCGGGCGGCGCTGGTCACCGTTGGCAACGGCTATCTGGCCGGGCGCGCGGAGTCGGCGGGCGCCCGCCATGTGGAGATCCTGCCGACCGTGGTCGACCTCGACCATTACCCGGTTCCGTCGCCCACCGAGCCCAGTCGGCCCATGGTGGTCGGCTGGATCGGCTCCCCCATCACGGAGCATTACCTGGATCTCATCGCCGGCCCCTTGCGCGATGTGATGGAGACCGAAGGCGTGCGGATCAGCCTGGTGGGGGCTTCGCCCGCGGCGCTGGGGGCTTTGCGTCCCGACCGTTATCTCTGGGAGGAGGAAACGGAAAGCCGGCGCATCGCCGGATTCGACGTCGGCGTCATGCCGCTGTCGGACACGCCGTGGGAGCGCGGCAAGTGCGGCTACAAGCTCATCCAGTACATGGCCTGCGGCAAGCCGGTGGTGGCCTCCCCCGTGGGCATGAACCGCGACATCGTGGAACACGGCGTCAACGGCTTCCTGGCGACGACGCCGGAGGACTGGACGATGGCGCTGGGCCGGCTTGCCGCCGATCCGGACCTGCGCCGCCGCATGGGCACCGCCGGGCGGGCGCGGGTGGAGGCGCTCTACTCCCTCGACCGCATGGCGCCGCGCCTCGTGGATCTTCTCCAGGCGGCACGGCGCGGTTGA
- a CDS encoding glycosyltransferase family 9 protein, giving the protein MMRDDEIKAVVLHPFQYTEHPMSYMPFSSKVVGWALSRSGIESIKVIYRGVVLGEATYGLPCHHETAIQSGGLDYNINCGFEFDFYMIPKDNDAELIKFELEITAKSGEQRSLVFHFSGNSTEKFPEILKRSLANESISLKSFFLNLRKRSASNAVYYILNEKLIDNKSPKEISTLLAKLRWMSNYFSDVSLYTTKEIRDHLNFGFAKEAEHLRIRSFSDLKAFVDRGAASNDFPKILSVFLADWRQMQMELQELQFAARGLMGQNKSVYRYRPLPIDRSTMSFSSVFGATEQVPPDDESGNGVYCINLVRNSSDIPRLLEAIGRFSCSMSPQDAFEDIFEDIDGIAIGGFQKGILSDQLASQEVISRENISLEAHQRNQLVYINSNGITFDPALIKSALVIKIDAMGDVITAIKPIEHLRKIIPNAHITLLATPYTGMIAHALGIADEILTDRNIILRGDRSWDLATELRIDDQNRNILSECKAFVKIGFRTKGMMFDLEISRDYPEPGVPGQEQRIHISEQIMGLIERMSISNSTFSNNLRNPIEFIERWKDVLSPLLKKILGEKYCVVQVGPDNDVRSPTVRFMQEAISEIHQISGLRIVLIGVPGEAARCSEIADSVAQRGIPVVNLAGALTDIELMVCIAGASSFVGIDSGPKHLAAMFGIPGVSIHGGRHSPRVWGSFSPRLLDVYSPVQCSPCIHMTREQCHRQMECQENLSPKQVASAFRLATSMENI; this is encoded by the coding sequence ATGATGAGAGATGATGAAATAAAAGCAGTAGTTCTTCATCCTTTTCAGTACACAGAGCATCCTATGTCCTATATGCCGTTCTCAAGCAAGGTAGTCGGATGGGCTTTGTCTCGCAGTGGCATCGAATCTATTAAAGTCATTTACAGGGGTGTGGTTCTGGGAGAAGCAACTTATGGGCTTCCCTGTCATCATGAAACGGCAATACAATCTGGTGGACTAGATTACAATATTAATTGTGGATTCGAGTTTGATTTCTATATGATACCAAAGGATAATGACGCAGAACTGATAAAGTTTGAACTGGAGATTACAGCAAAATCTGGCGAGCAGCGTTCTCTAGTTTTTCATTTTTCTGGAAATAGTACAGAGAAATTTCCTGAGATACTGAAGCGCTCATTGGCTAATGAGAGCATCTCCCTTAAGAGCTTTTTCTTGAATTTAAGGAAAAGATCAGCATCCAATGCTGTTTATTATATACTTAATGAGAAATTGATTGACAATAAAAGTCCTAAGGAAATATCAACTCTCCTTGCAAAGTTGCGTTGGATGTCTAATTACTTCAGCGATGTATCTCTCTATACAACAAAGGAAATTCGCGATCACCTAAATTTTGGTTTTGCGAAGGAAGCTGAACATTTAAGGATTCGCTCCTTTTCAGACCTGAAGGCATTTGTTGATCGTGGAGCTGCTTCTAATGATTTTCCAAAGATTCTGTCCGTCTTTCTAGCGGATTGGAGGCAGATGCAGATGGAGCTTCAAGAGCTGCAGTTCGCTGCTCGGGGTTTGATGGGGCAGAACAAATCTGTTTACCGATACCGACCGCTTCCGATTGATAGAAGTACTATGTCGTTTTCCAGTGTATTTGGTGCGACAGAACAGGTGCCGCCTGATGACGAATCCGGTAACGGAGTTTACTGCATTAATCTGGTTAGAAATTCTTCGGATATCCCAAGATTGCTTGAGGCAATTGGACGATTCTCTTGCTCAATGTCCCCTCAAGATGCTTTCGAGGATATTTTTGAGGATATTGATGGTATTGCGATTGGTGGGTTCCAAAAAGGTATATTATCCGATCAACTAGCATCTCAAGAAGTAATTAGCAGAGAGAATATATCTCTAGAAGCGCATCAAAGGAATCAGCTTGTCTATATTAATTCAAATGGAATTACATTTGATCCCGCGTTGATAAAATCTGCTCTTGTGATCAAGATAGATGCAATGGGAGATGTTATTACGGCAATTAAGCCTATTGAGCACCTGAGAAAAATTATACCAAATGCCCATATAACACTGTTGGCGACACCTTACACCGGCATGATTGCTCATGCTCTAGGGATTGCAGATGAAATCTTGACAGATAGAAACATTATTCTACGCGGTGACCGGAGTTGGGATCTCGCGACAGAACTCCGAATCGACGATCAGAACAGGAACATTCTTTCAGAATGCAAGGCTTTCGTAAAAATCGGATTCCGTACGAAAGGCATGATGTTTGATCTTGAAATATCTAGAGATTACCCGGAGCCGGGGGTTCCTGGTCAGGAGCAGAGAATCCATATTTCTGAGCAAATTATGGGGCTAATTGAAAGAATGTCTATATCAAACAGTACATTTTCAAATAATCTGCGAAACCCAATAGAATTTATCGAAAGATGGAAAGATGTGTTGTCCCCTCTGCTTAAAAAAATTCTTGGAGAGAAATATTGCGTTGTCCAGGTTGGGCCGGATAATGACGTTCGCTCGCCAACTGTTAGGTTTATGCAAGAGGCTATTTCCGAAATTCATCAAATTTCGGGCTTGCGCATTGTGTTGATCGGCGTTCCAGGTGAAGCGGCACGCTGCTCGGAAATCGCTGATAGTGTTGCTCAACGCGGCATTCCGGTTGTAAATCTAGCTGGAGCCTTGACAGACATTGAGCTAATGGTCTGCATTGCTGGTGCCAGCTCCTTTGTGGGAATAGATAGCGGTCCCAAACACTTGGCAGCAATGTTCGGTATTCCAGGTGTAAGTATTCATGGAGGTCGTCATTCCCCCCGCGTTTGGGGAAGCTTCTCTCCAAGACTGCTTGATGTCTATTCTCCAGTTCAATGCTCGCCTTGTATCCATATGACTCGGGAACAATGCCATCGACAGATGGAGTGCCAAGAAAATTTATCACCAAAACAGGTTGCTTCAGCTTTCCGTTTGGCAACGTCAATGGAAAATATATGA
- a CDS encoding D-sedoheptulose-7-phosphate isomerase translates to MTLSAYLDETIALLRATQEHGLDGALDRAVDLTAAALTEGLPVLVCGNGGSASDAMHIAGELVGRFRRERRGLNVVALSANPAVLTAWANDYDYETVFSRQVEAHGRQGGVFIGISTSGNSKNVIAALHVAREMGMATVGLTGQGGGAMAELCDVLLDVPSRVTPHIQEAHICLYHLLCDRVEERVAQKTEY, encoded by the coding sequence GTGACCCTTTCCGCCTATCTTGACGAAACCATCGCCCTCCTGCGCGCCACCCAGGAGCATGGGTTGGACGGCGCGCTTGACCGCGCGGTCGATCTCACCGCCGCGGCGCTGACCGAGGGACTGCCGGTGCTGGTGTGCGGCAACGGCGGTTCGGCCAGCGATGCCATGCACATCGCCGGCGAGCTGGTCGGCCGTTTCCGGCGCGAGCGGCGCGGCCTCAACGTGGTCGCCCTCTCGGCCAACCCCGCGGTGCTGACCGCCTGGGCCAACGATTACGACTATGAGACCGTCTTCTCCCGCCAGGTCGAGGCGCATGGCCGCCAGGGCGGCGTCTTCATCGGCATCTCGACGAGCGGCAACTCGAAGAACGTCATCGCGGCTCTGCATGTGGCGCGCGAGATGGGCATGGCCACGGTCGGCCTGACCGGCCAGGGCGGCGGCGCCATGGCAGAATTGTGTGACGTTCTGCTCGACGTCCCCTCGCGCGTGACGCCGCACATTCAGGAAGCCCACATCTGCCTCTACCATCTGTTGTGCGACAGGGTGGAAGAGCGTGTTGCCCAAAAGACGGAATACTAA
- the hldE gene encoding bifunctional D-glycero-beta-D-manno-heptose-7-phosphate kinase/D-glycero-beta-D-manno-heptose 1-phosphate adenylyltransferase HldE — translation MTAYLTDIVDGLGTARVAVVGDVMLDRFVYGDIERISPEAPVPVVKLDRTEEMLGGAGNVAANVASLGGSALLVGLIGADGAGACVRRLVSGLGGMDRLVESGDRPTILKTRITARQQQVVRLDEERVGPPSAREREGLLEAATAALGEADVLLLSDYAKGVLAGDMPTRLIALARAAGRTVIVDPKGRDYARYEGADVVTPNLRELREATGMPCDGDQAVVVAGRTLIARHRLKAVVATRSEQGMTVITADDHVHLPTIAREVFDVSGAGDTVVATLACALARGVALPDAARLANAAAGIVVGKLGTSQVTRDELAAITRRQEMDESDRKIVLRHEAAAVAGRWRRQGLKVGFTNGCFDLLHPGHLSLLRQARGGCDRLVVGINTDESVQRLKGPTRPIQSELARAAVLASLGMVDLVVLFGEDTPMELIDAIRPDVLVKGADYRVDQVVGADLVQSYGGTVLLADLKDGFSTTRTVERIRLVS, via the coding sequence ATGACGGCATACCTTACGGACATCGTCGACGGCCTGGGGACGGCGCGTGTCGCCGTGGTCGGGGACGTGATGTTGGACCGCTTCGTTTACGGCGACATCGAGCGGATCTCCCCCGAAGCCCCGGTTCCCGTGGTCAAGCTCGACCGCACCGAGGAGATGCTGGGCGGAGCCGGCAACGTCGCGGCGAACGTCGCCTCGCTCGGCGGTTCGGCCCTGCTCGTCGGGCTGATCGGCGCGGATGGTGCCGGGGCCTGCGTGCGACGGCTCGTGTCCGGCCTGGGCGGAATGGACCGTCTGGTCGAGTCCGGGGATCGCCCGACCATTCTCAAGACCCGCATCACCGCCCGCCAGCAGCAGGTTGTCCGCCTGGACGAGGAGCGGGTCGGCCCGCCGTCGGCGCGTGAGCGGGAAGGCCTGCTGGAGGCTGCCACAGCCGCGCTTGGCGAGGCCGATGTGCTCCTGCTGTCCGACTACGCCAAGGGCGTGCTGGCGGGCGACATGCCGACGCGGCTGATCGCCCTGGCGCGCGCGGCCGGCCGGACCGTGATCGTCGATCCCAAGGGGCGCGACTACGCGCGTTATGAGGGGGCCGACGTGGTGACGCCGAACCTGCGCGAACTGCGCGAGGCCACCGGCATGCCGTGCGACGGAGACCAGGCGGTGGTCGTCGCCGGGCGGACCCTGATCGCCCGCCACCGGCTGAAGGCGGTGGTGGCGACCCGCAGCGAGCAGGGCATGACCGTGATCACCGCGGACGACCATGTGCACCTGCCGACCATCGCGCGCGAGGTGTTCGACGTCTCCGGCGCCGGCGACACGGTGGTGGCCACGCTCGCCTGCGCCCTGGCGCGGGGCGTCGCCCTGCCGGACGCCGCCCGTCTGGCGAACGCCGCGGCCGGCATTGTGGTGGGCAAGCTGGGGACCTCCCAGGTGACCCGGGACGAGCTGGCCGCCATCACCCGCCGGCAGGAGATGGACGAGAGCGACCGCAAGATCGTCCTGCGCCACGAGGCCGCCGCGGTGGCCGGACGCTGGCGCCGCCAGGGGCTGAAGGTTGGTTTCACCAACGGCTGCTTCGACCTGCTGCACCCCGGCCACCTCTCCCTGCTGCGGCAGGCGCGGGGCGGCTGCGACCGGCTCGTCGTCGGCATCAACACGGACGAGTCCGTGCAGCGGCTGAAGGGGCCGACCCGGCCGATTCAGTCCGAGCTGGCGCGGGCCGCGGTGCTGGCCTCGCTGGGAATGGTGGATCTGGTCGTTCTGTTCGGAGAGGACACGCCGATGGAACTGATCGACGCCATCCGCCCGGATGTGCTGGTGAAGGGGGCCGATTATCGCGTAGACCAGGTGGTCGGCGCCGATCTGGTCCAATCCTACGGCGGCACGGTGCTGCTGGCCGACCTCAAGGACGGCTTCAGCACCACCCGCACCGTCGAACGCATCCGCCTCGTTTCCTGA
- the rfaD gene encoding ADP-glyceromanno-heptose 6-epimerase: MIIVTGGAGFIGSNIAAALHGWNDCEIVVCDRLRSGQKWRNLAKHLVADFVAPAELPAFLDRTAGTVRAVVHMGAISATTATDVDLIVDTNIKFSAHLWEWCAAGGVPLIYASSAATYGDGARGFVDDNDPAALAELRPLNAYGWSKHAFDRRIVDLVRRGRPRPPQWVGLKFFNVYGPNEYHKGDMMSVVAKNHAAAAVGDTVRLFKSHRPDYAHGGQLRDFVYVRDCVSVVRWFLDHPEASGIFNVGSGEARSFRDLIEALYRAAGREPSIEYVDMPEVLRDRYQYYTQADLGCLRAIGYDQPMTPLEEGVTDYVQSFLSQPDPYR; the protein is encoded by the coding sequence ATCATCATCGTCACCGGGGGAGCCGGCTTCATCGGCTCGAACATCGCCGCCGCCCTGCACGGCTGGAACGACTGTGAGATCGTGGTCTGCGACCGGCTGCGCAGCGGCCAGAAGTGGCGGAATCTCGCCAAGCATCTGGTGGCGGATTTCGTGGCGCCGGCGGAGCTTCCGGCTTTCCTTGACCGTACGGCGGGCACCGTGCGCGCGGTGGTCCATATGGGGGCCATTTCCGCGACGACCGCCACCGACGTCGATCTGATCGTCGACACGAACATAAAATTCTCGGCCCATCTTTGGGAATGGTGCGCCGCCGGCGGCGTGCCGCTGATCTACGCCTCCTCGGCCGCCACCTACGGCGACGGTGCGCGGGGGTTCGTGGATGACAACGACCCGGCGGCCCTGGCCGAGCTTCGTCCGCTCAACGCCTATGGCTGGTCCAAGCACGCCTTCGACCGCCGGATCGTCGATCTGGTGCGCCGCGGCCGGCCGCGGCCGCCGCAGTGGGTCGGGCTGAAGTTCTTCAACGTCTATGGCCCGAACGAATACCACAAGGGCGACATGATGAGCGTGGTGGCCAAGAACCACGCGGCGGCGGCGGTGGGGGACACCGTTCGCCTGTTCAAGTCGCACCGTCCGGACTATGCGCATGGCGGGCAGCTGCGCGACTTCGTCTATGTGCGGGACTGCGTGTCGGTCGTGCGCTGGTTCCTGGATCATCCCGAAGCCAGCGGCATCTTCAACGTCGGCAGCGGCGAGGCGCGTTCCTTCCGCGACCTGATCGAGGCGCTCTACCGCGCGGCCGGCCGCGAACCGTCGATCGAATACGTCGACATGCCCGAGGTTCTGCGCGACCGCTATCAATACTACACGCAGGCCGATCTCGGCTGCCTGCGGGCCATCGGCTACGACCAGCCCATGACCCCGTTGGAAGAGGGCGTGACGGACTACGTGCAGAGCTTCCTATCCCAGCCCGATCCGTACCGGTGA